GAAGCTTGTTGGCGAGTGGACATACGAAGAGGTGACGATCGAGGTAGATCAGCCACCGGAAAAGGCTGCGGGAACCGAGCGCGTGCGATGATCGCTTGATGGAATTTGGATTCTAGCTGAAGGACGCGGTGAGATGCCTGGCTGTGGTAGTGCAACAACGATGGTGACACTTGGCTACGATTCGCAGAAGCAGCGTTATGTGGGCACTTGGATTGGCTCGATGATGTCTCACCTTTGGGTATACGATGGCGAACTAGATGCGGCTGGAAGGGTGTTGACGCTCAAAGCAGAGGGACCGGCAATGACTGGTGAAGGGCTGGCAAAGTACAAAGACGCGATCGAGTTCAAAAACGACAATCATCGGGTGCTGACATCGTCTGTGTTGGGCGATGACGGAGAGTGGCACAAGTTTATGACAATAAATTATCGACGGCAGTCGTAGCAGAATTCCAGATTCTAGCACCATGTAGCAGAACCGAGGAAACAGCGATTGAGCATTGGCGGCTTTCCAAAGCACGACTCAGCCGGATGCACGATGTCATGTCTAGCTATGTTGACGAAGAACCTGGTTTTGTCACTTTGGTCAGTCGCCGAGGTGGGGTAAATATAGATACGATTGCTAAAATGGTTGCCATTCTGATGACGCAACGTCTAGTCTTTCCCCAACCATCAGTGAGCAAACTTAATTTTTGGACTCTAGCTTACTAGGCACTCGCAACTTGAGGTATCGAATAACACTCGCACTCGACAGTGCCTTACAACACATAGTGGCGATCGCTAATATTTACTTCCCCAAGTAGAAACGGAGGAGGTTTAAATGATAAATCAAGTGCTGAAGAACAAAGTTGCCCTAGTTGCAGGAGCAACACGCGGTGCCGGTCGCGGTATTGCCATTGAACTAGGTGCTTCGGGTACAATTGTTTATGCCACAGGTCGAACTACCCACGCTCAACGCTCCGAGTACAACCGTCCTGAAACTATTGAAGAAACGGCAGAACTGGTAAATCAAGTGGGCGGTTATGGTATACCCGTTCAGGTCGATCATCTCGATTCGACACAGGTTCAAGCTCTGGTAACGCGAATTGAGAACGAGCAAGGTCGGTTAGATATCCTAGTTAATGATATCGGTGGAGAATATCTAGCAGAGTTTAATCAGCCCGTGTGGCAGCTTTCTTTGGAAAAGGGACTGCGATTGCTAAGACTAGCGCTCGACACGCATATTATTACTAGCCACTTTGCGCTGCCGCTTTTAATCAAACAACCAGGTGGTCTAGTCGTCGAAATCACTGATGGTACGGCAGAATATAACAATAAAAACTACCGACTATCACTGTTCTACGATCTGGCAAAAACCTCAGTAATTCGCATGGCTTGGGCGCTAGCACAAGAGCTTCAACCTCATCAATGCACATCTGTGGCGCTGACTCCAGGATGGTTGCGATCGGAAATCATGCTAGATCATTTTGGGGTAAGCGAAGCCAACTGGCAAGACGCAACGGCAAAAGAACCGCACTTTGTTATTTCTGAAACCCCTCATTACATCGGTCGTGCTGTGGCGTGTCTTGCTGGAGATCCAAACGTTGCTCGCTGGAATGGTCAGTCGCTGTCGAGTGGTCAACTGGCAAAATTCTATGGCTTTACAGATTTAGATGGTTCGCAGCCTGATGCTTGGCGCTACATTCGTGAGGTTGAGGCTGTTGGTAAACCCGCAGATGCAACTGGGTATCGTTAGCGTTGCTCAAACTTAAGTGTGCTGCATCTGTAGTGCTTCAACCTTGGTTTTCTAAGCTTCGCAGATATTCTGCGTATTCAATCTGAAATTCGAGTGCATTTTTGAAATCGGTGGAACGCTGTGACAGGGCTTCGACAACTGCTTCCTTGCTAGCTTCTGTTAAAGCGATCGCTTGGGGTTGACGAGGAAGGCGAAACTGTGTGGTCTTTAAAGATAATCGTAACGATTGTTCCTAGTGCCTTTCCTTTTGAACCGCAGCGATCGCCCGCGTCCACCAGAAATATTTCATGCCTAAAACTTGCCTAAAAACTGACCCTGTATTAGCAACAATCAACCTAATTCAACGGTAATCGCCAAAATGCCAGTAATTTTGAAAACCTTACAAAATCAGCGGTTCACCGCTTTGTTATTGATGATTAAAAGTGGCTCAGGAGTGATTTGAACACTCGACCTTGGGCTTATGAGTCCCCTGCTCTGACCAACTGAGC
The Chroococcidiopsis sp. TS-821 genome window above contains:
- a CDS encoding SDR family oxidoreductase, translating into MINQVLKNKVALVAGATRGAGRGIAIELGASGTIVYATGRTTHAQRSEYNRPETIEETAELVNQVGGYGIPVQVDHLDSTQVQALVTRIENEQGRLDILVNDIGGEYLAEFNQPVWQLSLEKGLRLLRLALDTHIITSHFALPLLIKQPGGLVVEITDGTAEYNNKNYRLSLFYDLAKTSVIRMAWALAQELQPHQCTSVALTPGWLRSEIMLDHFGVSEANWQDATAKEPHFVISETPHYIGRAVACLAGDPNVARWNGQSLSSGQLAKFYGFTDLDGSQPDAWRYIREVEAVGKPADATGYR